AATTTAAATGGCCTGAATACGCAATTCCTTACTATCCAAAAACAAAAGAAGAAAGACAAAAATTAATCCATGTGGTTACACATGTTCACCACGATTATATGACAGAACCAAATGCATTTGTTCTAAACCCAATCTACAGACTTCCTTATAACATTCATACAAGGTCTGTAAATGCTAAGTGGCTTATGGAAATATCCCAGAACCACAACCCAGTATGGATTTATGAAGGTGATGCAAAAAGACTGGGTATAAAAAGAGGAGACCCAATAAAAGTCAGAGTTGTTGATACCGTTTCAGGAATAGAGGTTGGATATTTTGTTGGAATGGCTATTCCTACTCAGGCAACAAGACCTGGAGTTCTGGCATGCTCCCACCACTCTGGAAGATGGAGAGTAAGAAATTTTGCTAAAGTTGAAGGTTTTGACCAGCCTCTTGGAATAATGACCTATGGTTCAGAAAAAGTTGATATAAAACAGGAAGGCAATATATGGAAACTTAGAGTAGAAGGTGGAACAATTCCAAGAGAAGTAGAGATAGAGCACACAGAAAAATGGTTAAAATGGCCATACCCAGAATTTAATAAAGACATAAAAGAAGTGTGGTGGAAAGGAACCACAGGTGTATGGCAAAACGCCGTATTTCCTGCAAACCCTGACCCACTTTCGGGTATGCACTGCTGGCATAAAAAAGTCCTTGTTGAAAAAGCAGGTCCAGAAGACAAAATTGGGGATGTTGTAGTGGATATAGAAGCTACATTCAAAGTTTATCAGGCATGGAGAGACAAACTCACAAGACCTGCTCCTGGACCAAACGGACTTAGAAGACCAAAATGGTTCAAAAGACCGTGGTATCCACATACAGATAAAGCATATAGAATGCCAGGATATGAACATCATCAAATTGAAGAGTAATATTGAAAGGGGGCTTTTGCCCCCTATTCTATTTTAAAGAGGTATTAGAGATGGAAGAAAGAATTCAGGAAACTCAGGCAAGAATAAATATGTATGGACTTTTATCCAGATTATTCATTGAAGAAATTGATGAAGAAACTTTAAAAAAGATAAAGGAAACTCCAGAACTTTTAGAACTTTTCCCTAAAACTAAAGAATGGGACAAATTTAATGAAAAAGATATAAAGAGCTTAATTGAAGAAGACTTAAATGTTGATTTCACAACAGTATTTCTACTTAACGTTTACCCTTATGAGTCAGTATTTATGAATGATGAGGGACATATAGATGCCTCTATAACAAATCCCACACTTGTATTTTACAGAGAGCATGGATACTCCATTGACCTTAATGAAACCAGAGCCTTATCTCCAGACCATATTGCAGTAGAAATGGAATTTATGATGACTGTAGCAAAAGAAGAATTAGATGCTTTACAAAAAGGAAATAAAGAGGAAGCAGATAAGCTGAGAGAGATACAAAAGAAATTCTTAGAAGAGCATCTTGCAAACTGGGGAACTATATACTTACTTGCAGCAAAAGATATGGCTGAAACTCCATTTTATCAAGATGTATGTGAACTTGCCCTTGAGTTTATATTATCTGACTATGACTATTTAGCAGAGGCTATTGAAGAAGCAACAGTTTAATCATGAAGAATAATCCATTAAGATTTAAATTTTCAAATTGTGTTCATATCTATTACAAGGGTTCTTCTTGCGACTTGTGTGTTTCTGTCTGTCCTATTGAAGAAGCCATAATCCAAGAAGACTATAAAATTATTGTTAATTTTGAAAAATGCATATCCTGTGGGGCATGTATAGGAATATGTCCATCTGAAGCCTTTTACTTTGAAAATTTAGATTTTTATGAACTACATAAAAAATTAATAGAACAAAAACAAAACATTCTAAGCTGTAAAAGAGATATACCATGCTTATCAGCCTTTAACATTGAGTATTTAGTAGCTACCGTTTTAAAACTTCAGGAAGATTTAGTCCTTGATATTGGCTATTGCTCAGAATGCCAGATAGGAACACTCCTTGAAAGGATAAAAAATACAGCAAAAGAAACAAATTATGTTTTAGAACAACTGGGATCTAAATTTAGAGTAAAACTTGAAGAATTAAAAATACAACCTGAAAATAAACAGGAAAATGATAGAAGGTCTTTCTTAAAAAGATTTACCAAAACCGCAGCAGGATTAACCTTTTGGGCATTAATGCCTGAAATTTCCGTTAAAGAGGAAGATGAAAAAGATAGTCTCAAAAACATAGTAGAAAAAAAAGTTCAACTAAAAAAAAGAAAAGCATTAATTGAAGCTCTGAAAAACCTCAATATACCTGAAGAAAAACAGAATGAAATCAAATTTTCCGTAGAAAAAATATCCTTTACATCAGACAAATGGATTGACAACTACAAATGCACTAACTGTTCCGTGTGTTATAACATATGCCCAACAGGAGCACTAAAACCAGGTGCAGAAAGGCTACAAATACTTTTTGAACCTGCTTTATGTATAAAATGCAAGGTGTGTCATGAGGTCTGTCCTGAAGACTGTCTTCATTTAAAAGATAAACTTCCCCTAAACATATTTTTAAACGAAACAGAAATTCTTGCTAAACATATTATGATACCCTGTGAAGAATGTATGGTTCCCTTTTCATATAAAGGAGACACAACCCTCTGTCCAAGATGCAGAGAGTTGGAAGAAGAAATAAAAGACCTTCTTAAAATTGAGGATTAAGAAAGTTAGCATTTGACAACTATTAAAAAATATAGTTCTTTAATAAAAATATAAAAAATATATTAACTATATCAGGAGGTGTTGGCGATGAGAAAGGTAGCAGGTTCGGTAGCATTAATTACAGCTGTTATTTCTACTACAGCCCTTGCAACAAACGGAGACAACATGATTGGTGTATCTCCTGCATCAAGGGCTATGGGAGGACTGGGCACAGGTATATGCCTTGAACCTACAGACTCTATCTTCAGAAACCCAGGCTGGCTTGCCAGACAAAAAGGATTTAACCTCAGCTTTGGTGGAATTTTATTTATGCCCCATGTTAAAGGAAGAAGTAAAGGTTACTGGGATACTAATGACAATGATGACACAACAGGAGTTATCCCTGTAGATTCCGGTTATCAATCTTCTGATGCCAATTTCTTTACAATTCCTGAAATAGCCATTACCAATCAGATAAACGATAAAGTAGTATTAGGATTAGGTGCCTATGGTGTATCTGGAATGGGTGTTGACTACAGAGATAAAACAGGTCTTAACAAAATGCATACCTCTTTACAATTCATGAGATTTGTTCCTGCAATCGGATACAAAGTAAACGAAAAACTGGCGATTGGCGGTGCTTTACATCTGGCATGGGGTTCTCTGGACTTAGGGGCAATGATGGCTTACGACAATGATGGAGATGGAGTTCCAGGAACATTATGGAATGCAAGTGGTGGACAATCTCAATCCTATGGTATAGGAGCTTCTTTTGGTGTTAATTTCAAACCTTTAGACAGTGTTTGTCTGGGAGCTTATTACCAATCAAGTATTAAGATGAAATATAAGAATGTTTTTGATTCTAATGCCGATGGAAATTTTGAAGATTTAAAGTTGGAACAACCACAGGAATTCTCGGTGGGAGTTGGATTTAGGCCAATTCCAGAATTTAAATT
This genomic window from Persephonella sp. IF05-L8 contains:
- a CDS encoding 4Fe-4S binding protein; amino-acid sequence: MKNNPLRFKFSNCVHIYYKGSSCDLCVSVCPIEEAIIQEDYKIIVNFEKCISCGACIGICPSEAFYFENLDFYELHKKLIEQKQNILSCKRDIPCLSAFNIEYLVATVLKLQEDLVLDIGYCSECQIGTLLERIKNTAKETNYVLEQLGSKFRVKLEELKIQPENKQENDRRSFLKRFTKTAAGLTFWALMPEISVKEEDEKDSLKNIVEKKVQLKKRKALIEALKNLNIPEEKQNEIKFSVEKISFTSDKWIDNYKCTNCSVCYNICPTGALKPGAERLQILFEPALCIKCKVCHEVCPEDCLHLKDKLPLNIFLNETEILAKHIMIPCEECMVPFSYKGDTTLCPRCRELEEEIKDLLKIED
- a CDS encoding outer membrane protein transport protein yields the protein MRKVAGSVALITAVISTTALATNGDNMIGVSPASRAMGGLGTGICLEPTDSIFRNPGWLARQKGFNLSFGGILFMPHVKGRSKGYWDTNDNDDTTGVIPVDSGYQSSDANFFTIPEIAITNQINDKVVLGLGAYGVSGMGVDYRDKTGLNKMHTSLQFMRFVPAIGYKVNEKLAIGGALHLAWGSLDLGAMMAYDNDGDGVPGTLWNASGGQSQSYGIGASFGVNFKPLDSVCLGAYYQSSIKMKYKNVFDSNADGNFEDLKLEQPQEFSVGVGFRPIPEFKFGFDVRWINWSDADGYKQFKWKDQWVFAVGGEYKATPRLALRAGYNYAKSPIRGKSNLDTVNRDNTVPDFDGRFSDYEIEWFNLIGFPAIAEHHLTCGFGYQFTENFEVNVSYVHAFEKKVESTAMGGALLAGAKNSQDSIGVSLDWHF
- a CDS encoding molecular chaperone TorD family protein, which gives rise to MEERIQETQARINMYGLLSRLFIEEIDEETLKKIKETPELLELFPKTKEWDKFNEKDIKSLIEEDLNVDFTTVFLLNVYPYESVFMNDEGHIDASITNPTLVFYREHGYSIDLNETRALSPDHIAVEMEFMMTVAKEELDALQKGNKEEADKLREIQKKFLEEHLANWGTIYLLAAKDMAETPFYQDVCELALEFILSDYDYLAEAIEEATV